In Falco cherrug isolate bFalChe1 chromosome W unlocalized genomic scaffold, bFalChe1.pri SUPER_W_unloc_1, whole genome shotgun sequence, the DNA window TAAAGCTGTAACCCCTTACTTGAAGGACAGTGTTTCTTTAATGGCTTGGGAATACTCCTTTGGGTCTCTTGTTAGCACTCAGTATGGATGTTAATAGCATGaacttgattaaaaataatgagcttGAGGTTTGGGTGAGGAAGGGGGGAACTTTGTGCAATTTAACATAAGAACTCAAAGCACAAGCTATCATCCTATGGCAATGGTGACACCAAGAGATATAGATAAGTCAAAGAATAAATGAGACCCTGCAGCAACAAAAATTACTACTTCTAGAGAGCAGAACCCTCACATAGCTTCAATCAGGCCATGAAAGCTGGTAAGGATGCTGCTACTGCAGCAGTTTTGTGAACTAAGATAAGAGGCTTTAACATTCTTAAACATTTACAGAGGAAATGCAATCTAGTTCTGAGGTAACATTTCTAACCTAGTCAGACATGTTGCAAGAAGAACGCTGCTCTAATTGTACAGTTGCATAGGAATATCTAGGTGAGCACTAGTACAGTCACAGTCATGTGCTTATAAGAAATGTAAGGAAACAAGTTAAAGCTCAGTCTAACAGAAGTCTCATCAATACTTTGATATTCATCCTCTTCAGGGCATGGCAGTGGCAGCCCGCTCCCAAGGTCAGCACAAACAGAAGATCTCGGTGAACATCTCCCTCTCTGGTATCAAGATAACAGATGAGAAAACTGGGGTAAGATAGGACTCATTCGCTTAATGTGATTCTTAAAGCAAGTGAGGTGATTGGAAGTTAGGCCAATCTGAACTATAGTTTCATTAATTGCATCATATTGGTGAACAGCTAACCTGTTtttttggtggccttctatgagagggttacagcattggtggataagggaagagtgactgacgtcatctacctggacttgtgcaaagcatttgacactgtcctgcatgacatccttgtctctaaaatggagagacatggatttgataggtggaccactcagtggataaggaattggctggatggttacactcaaagagttgtggtcaaccactcaatgtccaagtggagactgGTGACTAGtagtgttcctcaggggtctgtactgggtCCAGTGCTGTTTGACACCTTTGTCAGTGATATGGACAGTGGaactgagtgcaccctcagcaagtttgccaatgacaccaatctgagtggtgcagttgacactGGATGGAAGGGATGtcattcagagggaccttgacatGCTAGAGAGGTGAGCCCATGTAAACCTCATGAACTTCAACAGGGctaagtgcaaggtcctgcacctgggttgggaTAACCTCCAttatcaatacaggctgggcagagaatggattgagagcagccctgaggagaaggacttgggggtgctggtggacaagaagctcaacatggctTGGCAATGCGTACTTgcaacccagaaagccaaccaaatcctgggctgcatcaaaagaagcatggccaggaGATCAAGAGGTTGAGAATCACCTCCCTACTTCACTCTGGTTAGActccacctggagtactgcattcatctctggggcccccaacataaaaataacatggacctgttggaacgagtccagaggagggccatgaagctgatcagagggctggagctcctctcctatgaagacaggctgagagagttggggttgttcagcctggagaagagaaggctccagggactccttatagcagccttccagtatgtaaagggggcctacaagaaagctggagagggacttcttaCAAGGGCATGCAGTGATAGGATGAGGGttagtggttttaaactgaaagagggtagacttagattagatattaggaagaaattctttactgtgagggtggtgatgcactggaacaggttgcccagagaagttgtggatgccccatccctggaagtgttcaaggccaggttggatggggctttgagcaacctggtctagtggaaggtgtccctgtccatggcaggggggttggaactgtatgatctttaaggtcccttccaacccaaaccattctatgatcaTGCCCCTCTTCTGCATGTAAGAATTGGCTTGTGGAATGGGTTGTAAAGCTACATCCTATTGTGGTTAGTCAAAGCCTGGTGAATCTGAGTCTTGAACTGGAGCCTCCTAAAAATGTTAATTCTAACTATAGAGAAGAGCAACTATTATGTCTCCTTCAATTTAAACTAATATTTACACACCCACCCCTTCTAGATCATAGAGCATGAGCATCCTGTAAACAAAGTCTCCTTCATTGCTCGGGATGTAACAGACAATCGTGCCTTTGGCTATATTTGTGGAGGAGAAGGCCAGCACCAattttttgcaataaaaacaGCACAACAGGTATGGATCAGAGGCCCTTTTTCACTTGCTATGAGTAAGTGTTTACACAATAGTATTGCTATCTGATAAGGGTGTAGTGTTTTGCTAGTAGCCCTATGAGGTGTAGGAGAACATCAGCACAGATGGATTGGCCTTTTTCTAGAAGGGCAGTAGGAACTGACTGCATCACAagtggctttttattttgttcaccTCCTCTGTAGTCCAGAATAAAAGCACTCTAGTAGCCTTGCTTACTATGATCTTGCTTAACACGTCCATGTGCCATGGAAGTCATTAGTGAGATGAATGGAGCCATTATCATGGGCTTTCCTGTACAGTGGCCTGTTGCTGTGAGTGAGAACGCTAATTCTTGAGTTAGATATCCAGAGCTTCACTCAGAATTAGCAGGAAAGTTGTTAGAACTGCACTAGTCTAGTTAGTTCTCATGATGCTTTGTCTTGTGCAACAGAGTTTCTGGGTCCAATGAATGGCATGTCTGGTTCTAGAGTTACTTCTGGGAGGGATACTGATCTTTGTTACAGGACTTCTGCATGGATGAAAACCATATGCAGGGTTTGTCTCTATGAAGAGAAGCTATGCATAAGCAGTACTGGAAACAAGTACTTGGAATTACTCCTGAGTATTATGCAGCTTTGTAAATGACATGAACTTAAGTTGAATATTTGACACTTATTAGCTTGTCATTATAATAGTCATTAAAATGACTTGAAGAGCCAAGGCTTCAAAGCTAGTAATTTCCTTATACACATCCCTGCCCATGCTCCTGGAGAATTGTTGGCAGCTTCAGATCCACTACAGGTGAGACTGAAGGGCTCCTTGTTGGAGTATGTTACTCCAGTAATAGCTGTAACACCCGTTCTTAAGCCTGTTTTATTAGTTTATAGAGTCCTGTGTTGTACTGGCTTCACTGGAATTGTAGATCAAGTACATAAGCCTTCTGTATGTGCTCTGGAATGGAGTCTGTTCTCTGAGCTTTTCACCATGGGGTGCTGCTTGCCAGCCTATAAGTATAGCCAAACTGTAGAAAGCTCTTGACTTGCTGCTAGTTGTTTTTAACACAAACTTGTCTAGCTGATGAGTAAGCACTTCTGCAGCTCAAGACTGCTGCAGCTGTACTGTTTGTCAAAGGTGATAACTCTTGAAATGGCTCTTCCTGCAGTTGCATGTTTAAAACCCTTGATCAGGAGAGGATGATGCTCACATGTAAACAGTGAGATCTGTTCAATACATTCTCTGCTTGAGCAGAAGGTAGTGCCTGAACAGGAGGACTTGTCCTGCTCTTAGATACTGACACAGCTGCTATGTGCCTCAAGCAAAAGGTCCAAATCAGTGTAGCTGAACCTGCCACTATGTCAGCAACTACTCAAAACATTCTTGTTAATGCACGTGCAGGGAATGCAGTGCCTTTCTAATTCTCACTAAACTTCTATCCTGATACAGGTATCACTTAAAACTGGTGTCTGCTCCACAAATTTGAGGTGATTATAATCTTGCCTTATGCTTGCATCATTGATTTACCATTTGCATAGTGTTTAAAGTAAATGTAGTACTAGCTATAGGAGCTTTTTCCAGGTTCAGTGTTAGAGTTGGCAGAAAACAGTGatgcaaattgtttttcttctcatcagGCTACCAGAGGGTTTGGATACCCTTTGCACTTTTGAGGAAATGTGATTAGGACTTGCTATGTACTTAAAGGGTTGCACTACAtgcttttagaagaaaaaaaattaaaaatggcaGGCTTGGCACAAGTACAGTTACTTTCCCTGGGGAGTTAACAACAGTTCTAAGCTGGTTGTGCCCCATTACCCTTGGATTCTGCATAAGCTCTTTTATGCAGAGACTCAACAGTCATTTAAACTCTTGCTTTTCCCGTTATCTCAACCTTAGTGTTGCACCATTTAGGAAAGTTTGGCTTGCTGTTCTGTTGCGTTAAAGGGGATGGAGTaatttggcagaaaataaaCCCCCTTGCCTTCTAACTCTCCTCACCGAGGTGGGAGGTTAGGTGCAGCTAGGTTTAAATTCTGAGTGGTGTCCAATTTACCACTATCAGTCCAGTCATGTTTAATAAGGACTTCTACTGAAGCAAGCTGTGAAATAGTATATGGCCTAAAATCTATATTCTTTTTCAGGCTGAGCCTCTAGTTGTTGATCTTAAGGACCTTTTCCAGCTAATATATAATatgaagaagaaggaagaggaagacaagaaaaaggcAAGTAAAATTGTAGAAACTGCATTAGTCTGCATAGAAATAAAGCTTGTTTCAGCTCTGGCTTGGTTTTTGGGCTCTTGTGAGACTTTACACTGAGGTCTGTCTGGAGCCAAGATCCTTTGAGGCTATTGGTTGGTACCAGCAGTTTGATTACCTCCTAGATCTGGTAAGCTCTCCAAAGCAAGAGGCTTTGGATATTCTATGGGATATCTAGGTACTAAAAGCCTTCTCTTTAGAATGAAGAAGCAATAAGACTGAGGTAAGTCAGTCTAACTCAGCTTCACTTGATTTGGTATGCTGCTGCGATACAACTACCTTTAACTTTCTGCTAGCATTATGGAGGCAACATCAGATGCCCAGTTGCATTGGAAATGGGAGTAAAAGGACTCTCCACAATTAATATTATGTAGTGATCTTCCTCATGCTTCCTCTTTCCATTACTTGCTTTTTCAAGCCTGCAAGTTGTTTGCTTAAGGCAAGTTTCGATATTCCAGTTATTGACGCTATTGTCTAGCTATTACAGAATGGTAGTGAAGTACTACCTGCTGATCAAGCTGGCAAACAAACCAGTAGTCTGCATTTTAGAGTTTTATGCTGATGCTATTAAGGAGGTAATAACTGACTGTCTACAGTGTGGGAAATGTGGTATTTATAGATGTGTTTGCAATAGATCTGCATAATGCTTGATTCTTGCTCTTGTAAGAACTGTAACAGATACTGGTTCTTCTATTTCTGGCTTCAAGGGAATTGACCAGATGGACTTGTTCGGGGATATGTCAACACCTCCTGATGTGAGCAGTCCCACAGTAAGTAGAATCTATCTTAGCTGTCTTGGCTCTTGCTTTGAGAGCAAACTTTGTCCTAGTAATAGATCTgtgttgtttgtggtttgtttttggtttttttttactttgttagTCCTGGTTTCACTGAGACATCTGTTTAGCTATCATCAGTGTACAAGTGTCTTAGGGCTATAATAGTATCTACTTACTAACTAGAATAGCTAATGTCATTCTTATCCAGCAGAGTTCACTTGAGACTGCATGACAGAGATAATTCTGTATTGTTAGTCAGATGCCTTTAGAAATATATACTAGCAGTATATGCCTCTGGTGTTATGAGAGCTATTACAGAAACTCAACTAAAGACCCTTAAAGCTAAAGCTCATTTTATGgacaagcaaatatttaaataagtcCCTCAGAGTAGACTCCAGGCCATTCTAGATGGGTGGCCCTAGCTCAAGATGTGGCCTAACTCCACAAAAGTATGCATTTAGCTTGTCATAGCTCAGTGTGACCCCCCCAAATCCTACTGGCTTATCCTAGGACTATAAGCCACCATCAGCTGTGATCCAATTGGCGCTGCAATAGGTGACAGTCCAGCTAATGACCAAGTCTTACCCTTCTACTGCCAGCTTGGTGGAAAGATGGCATGTTCACCTCTTCCACCTGCAAATAGCTCTCTAATCTTACTCTGAAGCTGAGACAGCAACTTGAAGTCATGCTAAAGCAATGCAACTTCAACTTGTTGATTTCTAGTCCTTTGACAAGGGCTTCTTGACTCAAGTGAAAGTTTAGATACAATTAGTGCTTAATGACTCTACAGTCTCTAGGCTGTAGAACAAGCATCTGATATTTGGCTGTAGAACAAGCATCTGATATTTAACTAATGGATCTTAAAACAGGTGCTTTTAACATTGAGCTTCTGACACTAAATAGCTGTGATGACCAGTTTGTGGTGCTTGCCCTAATGGCTTATAAGATGAAGCTTTAGTGTAACTTCACTGTGACATTGAATACTTATTAGTATGATGTTCCGGATACCAGGATCTCTCCTGTTTCAGCTATTTTCCTTGAGCTTGTGTATTATGCAGCAAGTAATACGTaaagccaacattttttttttctttctgaacaaaTAGGAAACTAAAGAGATTCTGTTAGTGGATCTAAACTCTGAAATTGAGACCAAACAGATTTTTGCAAAAGAGGATCTCTTCTTGAATGGCATCACAACCTCTCTTCTACCACCAAAGTCACAGCTACCCTTCTTGCCTGAGAGTTCTTTCTCTACCAATCTCAGCTTCTTTCCCGCACCTAATCAAGACCCTTTCAGTGATGATCCTTTTGCACAGCCAGACCAAGACCAACCTGCACTGCCTTTATTTAATTCTCTAAAGTCTGCTGATCAGAAGAAGGGAAGTCTGAGTACCTTGACACCAGTGAGTAATGGTGCTTCAAATAGTGATATTGACTACATCGGTAAACAGTTTGACCAGATTTCTAATAGAACTGGCAAACAAGAAGCACTAACAAACCAGTGGCCACTTGCAAGCAAGTTGCCTGCAGCAAGAATGCCAAATGGGGTaccagagaaagaacagaatgGCTTTCTTAATGCCTTGTCAAACCTGTTTGTGGAAGGTCCTTCCAGAGGAGTATCTCTGCAGAATGGAGTAAAGCTGGATTCTGAAAGCAGTATCCAGCTCATGTCACATGAGTCTATAACAATTAGTCCACCACCACAAAGTACTAAgccaggaagaggaaggaggtcTGTCAAGGTGAACAAGGTGAATTAATGGTGATATGCATGCTGTTACTTAAAGAAGCTGGGTGaaggaagcttttctttcttcatattATGTAACTATCTAAACAGCTTCACAGCACACCTACTCTTTTTACCTACCATTTTTTCTAACCTCTCTGCAGTCATGGTACATTCTAACATTCATGAATGCTTCATAGTAACTATGATCActaaattatatattttcttccttaatgCTGCCATACTTCTGTAAAGGTCTAGTAAGTATACTGCTATGTATATTGTCACTTGATATGATATCAGAACCTGTTATGATAGTTATATGCCCATCAGCCTGTGGTTTCATAACAATGAACTAGTACTAGCTTACAGAAACCTATATAGTTTTGCAGTACCTGCCTATTGAGAGCAATCTCAATCACTTGCCTCAGACACAGGGTGGCTCTGAGTCAGCTGCATTTGTCTTGCACTGAAATGATGCAAGATTCAGTTGCTGACCTTGCCGCAACTGCAGGGGTCAGTGCAGACTGAGCAGGAataagggggggtggggtgggggggtggtatGAAGCTCATTATGCTAGTAAATAATTTGGTCACTTTAAGTCTCATTCTTCTGCTGTTGACTTGCAAACTTGTAACTACTGTATATTATACCTACTTAATGCCATGCATCTCAGTAGGTGTGAACAAAATGGTGAGGTTTGAAACTCTTATACTTGGTCTCTAAAGGATGTGTCAAAGTCCCCTGCTCTGCTGtagctgaaataaaagcttgtAGCTCTGAACTGGTGGGTCTTGATCAAGCTAGCATGTGTTCTGCCATGCATCTcacaacaactttttttctttctagactGCATCAAATGACATATTTAGCTCAGACTTGTTTGCGCCAACTACAGAGAGCCTCAGCTTGACCTCGGTGGCACAGACA includes these proteins:
- the LOC129734149 gene encoding disabled homolog 2-like isoform X1, whose protein sequence is MNLTSNIADHHLIMSTEAETTTINSQPEQQAPLKAQPSKKEKKKGPEKTNESLLARFKGDGVRYKAKLIGIDDVPEARGDKMSQDSMMKLKGMAVAARSQGQHKQKISVNISLSGIKITDEKTGIIEHEHPVNKVSFIARDVTDNRAFGYICGGEGQHQFFAIKTAQQAEPLVVDLKDLFQLIYNMKKKEEEDKKKGIDQMDLFGDMSTPPDVSSPTETKEILLVDLNSEIETKQIFAKEDLFLNGITTSLLPPKSQLPFLPESSFSTNLSFFPAPNQDPFSDDPFAQPDQDQPALPLFNSLKSADQKKGSLSTLTPVSNGASNSDIDYIGKQFDQISNRTGKQEALTNQWPLASKLPAARMPNGVPEKEQNGFLNALSNLFVEGPSRGVSLQNGVKLDSESSIQLMSHESITISPPPQSTKPGRGRRSVKVNKTASNDIFSSDLFAPTTESLSLTSVAQTGPMPTNPLDLFKTSPTTAPPLAGLGGLPATSSSPGHAQTSAFTQAASVFPVSMMPAWPTGFTQPLAFGTQAVPSWSQPASFVPVTSQTSGLWAQPAQVPPTSWTQPSIAVNPFQSSVFPSSTLPTQTSSVLPSMSTTSPPQPQPTTTPQKELSKRECDVFIALDPLGDREMKDVKEMFKNFQLTKPPAVPARRGEQQSLSEPPKPISQQTVLPADGLFESQAKPDLFSASSKESQKPPSGPLGDSFGNPFA
- the LOC129734149 gene encoding disabled homolog 2-like isoform X2; amino-acid sequence: MNLTSTANIADHHLIMSTEAETTTINSQPEQQAPLKAQPSKKEKKKGPEKTNESLLARFKGDGVRYKAKLIGIDDVPEARGDKMSQDSMMKLKGMAVAARSQGQHKQKISVNISLSGIKITDEKTGIIEHEHPVNKVSFIARDVTDNRAFGYICGGEGQHQFFAIKTAQQAEPLVVDLKDLFQLIYNMKKKEEEDKKKGIDQMDLFGDMSTPPDVSSPTETKEILLVDLNSEIETKQIFAKEDLFLNGITTSLLPPKSQLPFLPESSFSTNLSFFPAPNQDPFSDDPFAQPDQDQPALPLFNSLKSADQKKGSLSTLTPVSNGASNSDIDYIGKQFDQISNRTGKQEALTNQWPLASKLPAARMPNGVPEKEQNGFLNALSNLFVEGPSRGVSLQNGVKLDSESSIQLMSHESITISPPPQSTKPGRGRRSVKTASNDIFSSDLFAPTTESLSLTSVAQTGPMPTNPLDLFKTSPTTAPPLAGLGGLPATSSSPGHAQTSAFTQAASVFPVSMMPAWPTGFTQPLAFGTQAVPSWSQPASFVPVTSQTSGLWAQPAQVPPTSWTQPSIAVNPFQSSVFPSSTLPTQTSSVLPSMSTTSPPQPQPTTTPQKELSKRECDVFIALDPLGDREMKDVKEMFKNFQLTKPPAVPARRGEQQSLSEPPKPISQQTVLPADGLFESQAKPDLFSASSKESQKPPSGPLGDSFGNPFA